CCGGTGGGGTTGACCAGCAGCCGGTAGCCCTCGGTGACCAGCTTGATGCCCTGCTCGGCCAGCGCCTTCAGCTCCGGCTCCACCACGAACTCCCGGATGTCCGGGGTGAGCAGCGAGTCCAGGTCGATGTCGCTGGCGTGCTGCGAGGACACCACCACGGTGTCCAGCCGCACCGCCCGGTCGCCGTCGTACTCGATGGTGACCTGGGTCTTGCCGTCGGGCCGCAGGTACGGGATCGTCCCGTTCTTGCGGACCTCGCTCAACCGCCGCGACAGCCGGTGCGCCAGCGTGATCGGCAGCGGCATCAGCTCCGGCGTGTCGTCGCACGCGTAACCGAACATCAGGCCCTGGTCGCCCGCGCCCTGTCGGTCCAGCTCGTCCTCGACGTCGCCTTCGACCCGGTGCTCGTGCGCGGTGTCCACACCCTGCGCGATGTCCGGCGACTGCGCGCCGATCGACACCGACACACCGCACGAGGCCCCGTCGAAGCCCTTCTTCGACGAGTCGTAGCCGATCTCCAGGATCTTCTCCCGGACCAGCTGCGCGATCGGCGCGTACGCCTTCGTGGTCACCTCGCCGGCGATGTGCACCAGACCCGTGGTGATCAGGGTCTCCACGGCCACGCGCGAGGTCGGGTCGTCCTTCAGGAGGGCGTCCAGGATGGTGTCGCTGATCTGGTCAGCGATCTTGTCGGGGTGTCCCTCGGTCACGGACTCCGAGGTGAACAGGCGGCGAGACACAGCGCTCCCTGGGGTTGCAGCGGCTGCTGACTGAATGCGCTCGGAAGTCCCGAGGCATCCGGAAAGACTTGATTCCTGGAGTGGAGTGTAACGGTCGGCTACCGATCGCGGGGCACTCCTGACGAAGCTCCGTCGTGTCCGGGACACGGATCACACCGGTGGATCTTCGCCGGTCAGGACGGGTCGCGGCCGAACCGGCGGCTCCGCAAGATCCAACTACCGGGACAACTCGGGGCGTTGCGTCGGTTAACGCTCCGCCTCGGCGCCGTCGCGGGGCAGCCGGGCGGCGACCCGGTCCCAGATCGCGTCCGCCAGGATCTCCTTCGGCCCGTCCGCGATGTGGACTTCCGAGCCGTCCGCGCCGAGCAGCACGGCGCTGTTGGTGTCCTGTCCGAACGCCTTGCCGTCGCCGACCTCGTTGACCACCAGCAGGTCGCAGCCCTTGCGGGCGAGCTTGGCCCGGCCGTTGGCCAGCACGTCGTCGGTCTCGGCGGCGAAGCCGACCACCAGCTGCCCCGGGCGGGGGCGGTCGGCGGCGACCTCGGCCAGCACGTCGGGGTTGCGGACCAGCACGATCGGCGCGGGCTCGACCCCGTCCACCTTCTTGATCTTGCCGCTGGCGTACTCGGCGGGCCGGAAGTCGGCCACCGCGGCGGCCATCACCACCGCGTCGGCGTCCCCGGCGGCCTTCAGCACCGCCTCGCGCAACTGCAGCGCGGTGCCGACCCGGACCACGTCCACCCCGGCCGGGTCGGGCAGCGCGGTGTTCGCGGCCACCAGGGTGA
This is a stretch of genomic DNA from Kitasatospora fiedleri. It encodes these proteins:
- the metK gene encoding methionine adenosyltransferase; the encoded protein is MSRRLFTSESVTEGHPDKIADQISDTILDALLKDDPTSRVAVETLITTGLVHIAGEVTTKAYAPIAQLVREKILEIGYDSSKKGFDGASCGVSVSIGAQSPDIAQGVDTAHEHRVEGDVEDELDRQGAGDQGLMFGYACDDTPELMPLPITLAHRLSRRLSEVRKNGTIPYLRPDGKTQVTIEYDGDRAVRLDTVVVSSQHASDIDLDSLLTPDIREFVVEPELKALAEQGIKLVTEGYRLLVNPTGRFEIGGPMGDAGLTGRKIIIDTYGGMARHGGGAFSGKDPSKVDRSAAYAMRWVAKNIVAAGLARRAEVQVAYAIGKAEPVGLFVETFGTESVPVTKIQEAVTKVFDLRPAAIIRDLDLLRPIYQQTAAYGHFGRELPDFTWERTDRVDALKAAATS